A region from the Salmo trutta chromosome 40, fSalTru1.1, whole genome shotgun sequence genome encodes:
- the LOC115180316 gene encoding galactose-specific lectin nattectin-like isoform X3: protein MAMLTIFLLLSAAFALGDAKNQIMENLIRNLPIESEEMGAKEKRELQTRSSSCPPGWHRYGTCCYHYVPFLVNWPEAEHYCLLLGGNLASVHSLSQYNFLQSVIQSSANRAQITWIGANDAIKEGLWLWSDGSRFSYQNWGQRQPDNYNYGAGNDNTNGREHCMEMNYGGDFRQNDAPCWKQLPFMCSRKL, encoded by the exons ATGGCTATGTTGACCATATTTCTGCTTCTCAGCGCTGCCTTTGCTCTGGGTGATGCAA AGAATCAAATTATGGAGAACCTGATACGTAACCTGCCAATCG AGTCTGAGGAGATGGGAGCAAAGGAGAAGCGGGAACTACAAACCAGGAGTTCATCATGCCCACCTGGTTGGCACAGATATGGGACATGCTGCTATCACTACGTCCCCTTCTTGGTGAACTGGCCAGAGGCAGAG CATTACTGTTTGTTATTGGGAGGTAACTTGGCGTCAGTGCACAGCCTCTCCCAGTATAACTtccttcagtcagtcatccaAAGTAGTGCCAACAGAGCCCAGATCACCTGGATTGGAGCCAACGATGCCATCAAG GAGGGTCTTTGGCTGTGGAGCGATGGGTCCAGGTTTAGCTACCAGAACTGGGGCCAGAGGCAACCCGATAACTACAACTATGGTGCTGGGAACGACAACACGAATGGTCGTGAGCATTGTATGGAGATGAACTATGGAG GTGACTTCAGGCAGAATGATGCACCCTGCTGGAAGCAACTTCCATTCATGTGTTCCAGAAAGCTGTAA
- the LOC115180316 gene encoding galactose-specific lectin nattectin-like isoform X1 — protein MAMLTIFLLLSAAFALGDAIGDLNDTENQIMENLIRNLPIESEEMGAKEKRELQTRSSSCPPGWHRYGTCCYHYVPFLVNWPEAEHYCLLLGGNLASVHSLSQYNFLQSVIQSSANRAQITWIGANDAIKEGLWLWSDGSRFSYQNWGQRQPDNYNYGAGNDNTNGREHCMEMNYGGDFRQNDAPCWKQLPFMCSRKL, from the exons ATGGCTATGTTGACCATATTTCTGCTTCTCAGCGCTGCCTTTGCTCTGGGTGATGCAA TAGGGGATCTGAATGACACAGAGAATCAAATTATGGAGAACCTGATACGTAACCTGCCAATCG AGTCTGAGGAGATGGGAGCAAAGGAGAAGCGGGAACTACAAACCAGGAGTTCATCATGCCCACCTGGTTGGCACAGATATGGGACATGCTGCTATCACTACGTCCCCTTCTTGGTGAACTGGCCAGAGGCAGAG CATTACTGTTTGTTATTGGGAGGTAACTTGGCGTCAGTGCACAGCCTCTCCCAGTATAACTtccttcagtcagtcatccaAAGTAGTGCCAACAGAGCCCAGATCACCTGGATTGGAGCCAACGATGCCATCAAG GAGGGTCTTTGGCTGTGGAGCGATGGGTCCAGGTTTAGCTACCAGAACTGGGGCCAGAGGCAACCCGATAACTACAACTATGGTGCTGGGAACGACAACACGAATGGTCGTGAGCATTGTATGGAGATGAACTATGGAG GTGACTTCAGGCAGAATGATGCACCCTGCTGGAAGCAACTTCCATTCATGTGTTCCAGAAAGCTGTAA
- the LOC115180316 gene encoding ladderlectin-like isoform X2 encodes MAMLTIFLLLSAAFALGDARDLNDTENQIMENLIRNLPIESEEMGAKEKRELQTRSSSCPPGWHRYGTCCYHYVPFLVNWPEAEHYCLLLGGNLASVHSLSQYNFLQSVIQSSANRAQITWIGANDAIKEGLWLWSDGSRFSYQNWGQRQPDNYNYGAGNDNTNGREHCMEMNYGGDFRQNDAPCWKQLPFMCSRKL; translated from the exons ATGGCTATGTTGACCATATTTCTGCTTCTCAGCGCTGCCTTTGCTCTGGGTGATGCAA GGGATCTGAATGACACAGAGAATCAAATTATGGAGAACCTGATACGTAACCTGCCAATCG AGTCTGAGGAGATGGGAGCAAAGGAGAAGCGGGAACTACAAACCAGGAGTTCATCATGCCCACCTGGTTGGCACAGATATGGGACATGCTGCTATCACTACGTCCCCTTCTTGGTGAACTGGCCAGAGGCAGAG CATTACTGTTTGTTATTGGGAGGTAACTTGGCGTCAGTGCACAGCCTCTCCCAGTATAACTtccttcagtcagtcatccaAAGTAGTGCCAACAGAGCCCAGATCACCTGGATTGGAGCCAACGATGCCATCAAG GAGGGTCTTTGGCTGTGGAGCGATGGGTCCAGGTTTAGCTACCAGAACTGGGGCCAGAGGCAACCCGATAACTACAACTATGGTGCTGGGAACGACAACACGAATGGTCGTGAGCATTGTATGGAGATGAACTATGGAG GTGACTTCAGGCAGAATGATGCACCCTGCTGGAAGCAACTTCCATTCATGTGTTCCAGAAAGCTGTAA